GAAGAAGTCCATCACGAATCACTAGGACACAGCAGATGTGGCCCGGGCTCACCTCTGCAGAACGCTCCAGGATGCGCCCCTCGCCCCGGGCCTCGGATGCGGTGTGCCAGGGCTCGGAACACAAAAAACCGTCAATCTCATGCCTGGCAAGGGAAGAGAGGACGTAGGACGGACTGATATACTTGGTGGTCACTATTCGCTGGTCGGCGGGCAGGCCAAGCATTTTCGACAGCAACAGGCCATGGGTCGAAATGGAGTGAGGTAGGGCCACGGTCGAACCGGACGCAAAGCACCGCCCCAATCTGTCCGTGCGCACCGTGACCGCGCTTCCGTCGTGGTGCCCGTCCATGACGTAGCGGATGGCCAGACCCTGGTTGCGCAGGGCCATGGCTAGGGGGACCATGACAAAGGCCGCGTCAAGCATGGCGCCTCGCAGGGCCTTGATCAAACTGGTCCAGGACAGGAATCGGGACAGGTGCAGATCGTAGTCCTCCCGGTTGTGCATCTGGTGGGCGACCATGGCCAGCAGGTGATCGGAGATGGGCAGATAGCCTAAACGCACCGAACGACCCCGACTGGTTCCGAATTCGGCCAGCATGCGCTGCTTGGCATCGTGCAGACGCCGTTTTACCGTGCCCTGGGGCACGTTCAGCATCTGGGCGATGTCTCTGTAGGGTCGGCCATGGACGTAGCGCTGGATGCAGGCCTCGCGGGCCACCCCGGGAAGACTTTCCAGAATGCGCAGGACCGTGAGACGGTCCAAGTGACGGGTGCACAGGGTCACGGGATCGGCGTTGTCACAAGCCTCGTTGAGCGCATCACCTTCCGCGATAGTTGCAGTCCGTTCGTTTTGGATTCGGATGCGGTCGCAGTGCCGGATGAGAATGGTTCGAAACCAGCCTGGAAAGGCGTCCGGATCGCGAAGTTCGGCGAGCTTGAGGTAGGCCGTTAGGAAGGCCTCCTGCGCGGCATCCTCGGCCAGAGCGGGTTCGCCCACCCGGGCCGTAGCCACGGCCCGGGCCATGTCCTTGAACATGGCCACGATCTCGGCAAAGGCATTCTTGTCCCCTGTCAGGACCCGCCTTACATGAGCTTGGTACGTGATCATCACCGTCCCGCGTCGCAACGCCCATCAGGAATTGAAGCTCAATCTGTCAACGACCTCGCCCTGAAGGACGAGGCTTGACTACACTCAGCCGCAATTCCTCTTGGAGGCTTTGGCTTCAACATGCGTTACGATAGGCCGGTTGACAGGCGGCCCGCTCAGGGCGGGCATGCCACCCT
This portion of the Deltaproteobacteria bacterium genome encodes:
- a CDS encoding sigma-70 family RNA polymerase sigma factor; amino-acid sequence: MITYQAHVRRVLTGDKNAFAEIVAMFKDMARAVATARVGEPALAEDAAQEAFLTAYLKLAELRDPDAFPGWFRTILIRHCDRIRIQNERTATIAEGDALNEACDNADPVTLCTRHLDRLTVLRILESLPGVAREACIQRYVHGRPYRDIAQMLNVPQGTVKRRLHDAKQRMLAEFGTSRGRSVRLGYLPISDHLLAMVAHQMHNREDYDLHLSRFLSWTSLIKALRGAMLDAAFVMVPLAMALRNQGLAIRYVMDGHHDGSAVTVRTDRLGRCFASGSTVALPHSISTHGLLLSKMLGLPADQRIVTTKYISPSYVLSSLARHEIDGFLCSEPWHTASEARGEGRILERSAEVSPGHICCVLVIRDGLLQKSPELAHSFVSAMAAAGEYVVGHPYESADIQARYTGVDKNVAERVLRKGFVTFTDLGPDRGRAELIMGMALQAGFLDRPCDLGAFLSTDFF